One Nomascus leucogenys isolate Asia chromosome 22a, Asia_NLE_v1, whole genome shotgun sequence DNA segment encodes these proteins:
- the CMA1 gene encoding chymase isoform X1 has translation MLLLPLPLLLFLLCSTAEAGEIIGGTECKPHSRPYMAYLEIVTSNGPSKSCGGFLIRRNFVLTAAHCAGRSITVTLGAHNITEEEDTWQKLEVIKQFRHPKYNTSTLHHDIMLLKLKEKASLTLAVGTLPLPSQFNFVPPGRTCRVAGWGRTGVLKPGSDTLQEVKLRLMNPQSCSHFRDFDHNLQLCVGNPRKTKSAFKGDSGGPLVCAGVAQGIVSYGRSDAKPPAVFTRISHYRPWINQILQAN, from the exons ATGCTGCTTCTTCCTCTCCCCCTGCTGCTCTTTCTCTTGTGCTCCACAGCTGAAGCTG GGGAGATCATCGGGGGCACAGAATGCAAGCCACATTCCCGCCCCTACATGGCCTACCTGGAAATTGTAACTTCCAACGGTCCTTCAAAATCTTGTGGTGGTTTCCTGATAAGACGGAACTTTGTGCTGACGGCTGCTCATTGTGCAGGAAG GTCTATAACAGTCACCCTTGGAGCCCATAACATAACAGAGGAAGAAGACACATGGCAGAAGCTTGAGGTTATAAAGCAATTCCGTCATCCAAAATATAACACTTCTACTCTTCACCACGATATCATGTTACTAAAG TTGAAGGAGAAAGCCAGCCTGACCCTGGCTGTGGGGACACTCCCCCTCCCATCCCAATTCAACTTTGTCCCACCTGGGAGAACGTGCCGGGTGGCTGGCTGGGGAAGAACAGGTGTGTTGAAGCCGGGCTCAGACACTCTGCAAGAGGTGAAGCTGAGACTCATGAATCCCCAGTCCTGCAGCCACTTCAGAGACTTTGACCACAATCTTCAGCTGTGTGTGGGCAATCCCAGGAAGACAAAATCTGCATTTAAG GGAGACTCTGGGGGCCCTCTTGTGTGTGCTGGAGTGGCCCAGGGCATCGTATCCTATGGACGGTCGGATGCAAAGCCCCCTGCTGTCTTCACCCGAATCTCCCATTACCGGCCCTGGATCAACCAGATCCTGCAGGCAAATTAA
- the CMA1 gene encoding chymase isoform X2, whose amino-acid sequence MLLKLKEKASLTLAVGTLPLPSQFNFVPPGRTCRVAGWGRTGVLKPGSDTLQEVKLRLMNPQSCSHFRDFDHNLQLCVGNPRKTKSAFKGDSGGPLVCAGVAQGIVSYGRSDAKPPAVFTRISHYRPWINQILQAN is encoded by the exons ATGTTACTAAAG TTGAAGGAGAAAGCCAGCCTGACCCTGGCTGTGGGGACACTCCCCCTCCCATCCCAATTCAACTTTGTCCCACCTGGGAGAACGTGCCGGGTGGCTGGCTGGGGAAGAACAGGTGTGTTGAAGCCGGGCTCAGACACTCTGCAAGAGGTGAAGCTGAGACTCATGAATCCCCAGTCCTGCAGCCACTTCAGAGACTTTGACCACAATCTTCAGCTGTGTGTGGGCAATCCCAGGAAGACAAAATCTGCATTTAAG GGAGACTCTGGGGGCCCTCTTGTGTGTGCTGGAGTGGCCCAGGGCATCGTATCCTATGGACGGTCGGATGCAAAGCCCCCTGCTGTCTTCACCCGAATCTCCCATTACCGGCCCTGGATCAACCAGATCCTGCAGGCAAATTAA